Genomic DNA from Gimesia aquarii:
AAAGACGGTATGGTTTACCTCGACATGATTGACAATGGGAAAGGAATCGACGAGAACGTCAAAGCGCGGATGTTTGATGCGTTCTTTTCTACAAAATCGGGAGGCAGTGGGTTGGGTTTACCAACTGTGAAAAAAATTATTGATACACACCAGGGAACGATTGAATGCGAAAGTGAACCAGGTCGAGGAACTCGCTTTACAATTGCGTTCCCGGTATGCTGAATCATCATTATTGACAGGTTTTTATTATTTTTTGAGTAAGATTCGAATCTATCGAGATGACTCCGTCTCATAAAATTTGAGATAATGTTTCGAACGGCTGCTTTATATTGAATTACACTTTTTAATGATGCCAGGAAAGGCTAAGAGTTTGCTCGATGAGCGCGAAAGATGCTACTGAAAAAGATCTCTCATCAATCGTAATTCGTGTTTTGATTATCGATGATGATGAAGCACATGCTCAGGCTGTAGCGGAAAGTCTGGAGCGTGTGGGCTGTGAATGTAAAATTGCGACTTCAGGGGAGCAAGGTGCCAAGCTGATCGAAAGCGAAACCGCTGATATTGTGATTACCGATTTACGGATGGATGGAGTCGATGGCTTGTCCATTCTAAGGACTGCGAAGGATGAACTACCTGATGCCGAAGTGATCGTGTTGACGGGACATGGTTCGATCAATTCCGCGGTTACGGCGATGCAGTTGGGTGCGTACACGTATCTGACAAAACCGCTTGATATCAATGAACTCAGGAATGCTGTTGAGAAAGCTTCGACGCGCGTACGGCTTATGCGCCATAATGCGGAACTACACCGTCGGCTCGATGAAAAATTTGGTTTCGAAGGAGTGATTGGGAATTCTCCCTCGATGCATAAAATCATCGAAAAACTGAAAAATGTTGCCTCCACCAACAGTACTGTTTTGATTGCAGGAGAAAGTGGAACTGGTAAAGAACTGGTGGCGCGGGCAATTCATCAGAACAGTGAGCGAAAAAGTAAACCCTTTGTTCCGCTCAATATTTCTGCATTGCCAGACAGTATTCTGGAAAGTGAGCTCTTCGGTCATGAACAGGGGGCTTTTACCGGTGCGGTTGGCAAGCGTATTGGGAAATTTGAGCATGCCAATGGTGGAACGTTATTTCTGGACGAAGTCGGTGAAATGCCGATGCAGACCCAGATCAAATTATTACGAGTATTAGAAGACAGAAAAATCGCCAGACTGGGAACCAACGAGGAAATCAGTTTGAATGTGCGTCTGGTCGCCGCAACAAATGCCGATCTGTTGGAGATGGTTAAGCAGGGATCCTTTCGCCAGGATTTATATTACCGCTTATCCGTCGTGAAAATTGAGTTACCTCCCTTACGAGAACGACGCGGGGATATCCCCTTGCTGACCGATCATTTTCTGAAAGAACTTTCTACGCAATACGACAAACCATACGAAGGTGTATCTCGTGCAGCCCGTCGTGCGTTGATGACTTATGATTGGCCTGGCAATATTCGCCAGTTGAGAAATGCTTCGGAGAGAATGTTGGTCCTTGATACAGACGGCATGCTGGACTTGGATGATTTACCTGAAGAAATTGTTCCTTTGGGAGTACCCGAAGGAGATAGTAGTTATACTTCCGATCGATCCGGCGCTGATTTTCTGATTGGACGACCATTCTCTGAAGTAGAACGTTACTACATTGAAAGAGCCCTCGATCTGGCAGATGGCAAACGCGAAGAGGCAGCCAAAATGCTGGGCATTGGCGAACGAACACTCTACCGAAAACTCAAAGAATATCAGAAGCAAAAAGAAGAACAGAGTAGCTAAGCTTCTGGAATATTGAAGTTAAGAAATGAGTTGAATGCCAAACGTGTTGACTCTGATGCTCAAGTGTGGTTGAGGGTTAAAAGAAATATACCAACGTATTTTATGTGTCTAAGTGTAAAAACAATTTTCTACCACGAAATACACTAAAGACACGAAAAATCCTTGTTTCAAGAGAAACTCTGAAAGGTCGAATTGACCAAAATAAATATTTTGTAGGATGATTCTCTCAGTATCCAGGTTTGTTGTGATTCTCAAAAATCATCTGAATTACAAATGATTGCATTGTATTTGTTCTAATTAATTCAATTAAACTTACGCTTCCCTTTTGGCTTCGCAAAAGCTTTTTCGTGTATTTCGTGGTAGTACTAATTTTTTTCGATAGAAAATTTTTGATATTCGAATCTAACAAAATAGAGTAAATGACGCAGTGGCCATCAAATTACCAGAATATAACCGTTTAGGTTTTTATTGGTAGGGTTTGTGTTCTTGTTTTCAGTTAGTTTGGGTGTGGTTGCCTCAAGTGGTTTTACTGTAATATCTTATGTTTGTATTTGATTGTTTTGTAAACCGAGGCTAAATAAGAAATAGGTGAAATTTCTTATAAATATGATAAATATGTTGACAAAAATTGACGATCCGTCAAAATAGTGGTGTCATGAATACAAAAGATCGTAAACAACGTGAAATCCAGGAACGCGAAGCCAAAATATTGGAATGCGCGCGGCCTATGTTTATTGAGGGGGGATATAACGGGCTCAATATGGATCGTCTCACGAGTATGTTGGATTACTCGAAGGGGACCATTTATAACCACTTCTCCTGCAAAGAAGAAATCATTATTACGCTTGCCATTCAGACGTTAGAAAAACGATTGACGATGTTTGAAAAGGCGGCGTTGTTTCAAGGGACCTCGCGCGAACGGATCGCTGCAATTGGGACGGCTGCCGAGTTGTTTGTGAAACTTTATCCTGATCATTTCCGTGTCGAACAAACGATTCGACTGGATTCCATTTGGGATAAAACGTCAGAAGAACGTCGGCAAGTTATGTCAAATTGTGAGCATCGTTGTATTGGCGTTGTTGGTGGAATCGTTCGTGATGGGATTGCCAGTGGCGATTTAAAATTGAATGATTCTACAACACCTGAAGACATTGTGTTTGGCCTCTGGTCACTTTCATTTGGTGGATATTCAATCATTGCGACGAGCAATTCGTTGGCAGATTTAGGAATTTCCAATCCCTTCGAAACCTTGCGTCGAAATTATAATCGTTTTCTGGATGGTATTCAGTGGAAGTCGCTCAGTTCTGAAGTTGATTACGATGCGGTCTTTGAACGCGTCTGTGAGGAGGTGTTTGGAAATGAACTCCAGCAAATCACTGTCTGACTCCCTTTTTTTTGAGCAGAAAATGACGATTCGTCAAATCGTGGCAGATTATTTGAAACGCTTTTACTTTGTATTGATCGCATTTTCAATCGTTGTTCTGGCTGCTCTGTTGTGGGCTTTTTCTGAGGTTGCTTATTCAACAGAGATCACTTCCTCAGATGAAGCACAGCAGGGAATTCCCGTTAATGTGATTGAACTCAAGCCTGTTAAGTCGTTTGCCAGGAAGCGAAATTATACGGGTAAAGTGACTGCGGCTCGTACGAGTGAACTGGCATTCGAACGTAGTGGAAAGCTCATCAAAATTGCCGTTGATGAAGGTGACCACGTTGAGGTGGGAATGCCGTTAGCGAATTTAAGTACGAGGCATTTAGATGTGATGCGACGAAAGCTTCAAGCAGAGCGCGCAGCGGCACAGGCAAAGCTTGAGGAATTCCTGGCAGGTCCACGTCGTCAGGAAATTGAAGTCGCCGAGGCAGAAGTCAGGCAACTGAAAGCGAAACACAAAAATTTGGATGCCGATCATAGTCGGAATCAGAAACTACTAAAGCGTAACGCGATTTCTAAATCTGTTTTCGAAGCTTCAGAATCTGATTTACAACAACAAAAAGCACAGTTAGATGCTGCAATCAGCCGACTGTCTGAATTGAAAGAAGGAACTCGTAAAGAGCAGATTGCTGCTCAAAAAGCAGTGGTGGCTAATCTGGATGCATCACTGGCAGATAATCAGGTAGATCTCGATGATACTGTGTTAACCGCTCCTTTTAGCGGGCGAATTTCCAAGAGATATGCTGATGAAGGAACAGTCATCTCACCCGATATGCCTCTATTCAAGATCGTCGAAGACCAGAAGCTCGAAGCGCGGATCGGGGTGCCCGTGGAAATGGCCAAAAGCCTGGAGCATGGCATGCAAAAGCAAGTACAGCTCAACGGCAAGTCGTATGAATCGAGGCTCAAAGCCATTTTACCGGAACTCGATCCGGTAACGCGTACTCAGGAAGTGGTTTTATCGCTTAACTCAGAAGCAGCCAAACACCTTGTACCAGGTCAGGTCATTCGCATTGAAATCGAAGAACCGGTTGAAATGCGAGGGTTCTGGTTACCACTCAGCGCTTTGGCGCGAGGCGAACGAGGGCTCTGGTCAGCGTACGCCGTGATTAACGGAGAATCAGACAGTGAATTGATATTAGAAAAACGAAAGATTGAAATCTTGCATACGGAAGGAGATCGAGTATTGGTACGAGGTACACTGAAAACGGGAGACCAGATTGTTATCAATGGAACTCACAAATTAGCAAGTAATCAAAGAGTGGAAATTAAGTCGGTTCGCTGATTAATTCTGTCACTTGTCAAACTACCATTTGAAACTAAAGAATAAATTATCAGCGCTCATCAATCAAAGGGAAACCTTTCAGGGAATCAACGGGAACTACAATCATGCTGGAAGGATTGTTTTATCGGAATCGTCGATTATTGATTCTGTTGATTGCGCTCATTGCAGTTGCTGGCCTTTCCAGTTTCTATGTGCTGCCACGGATGGAAGATCCGGTGCTCACACAGCGCGTCGCACGCGTGAATACTCCTTTTCCTGGTGCTGATGCAACACGTGTCGAATCTCTGGTTTCAGAAAAAATCGAAGAAGAACTCAGAGAATTCGATGAAATCAAAGAGTTGCGTTCGATCTCCCGTGCCGGCATGTCTAACATGACGATTGAGTTGCGTGATGATGTGTATGAAGTCGATGAAGTCTGGTCGCGGATCAGAGATAAAATTGATGATGCACGCCTTGAATTCCCCACAGGTGCAGGGGAGCCGGATTTTGAAGAGTTAGAAGTAAAAGCTTATGCGATTATTCTCGCTTTGGTCTGGAATAATCCGAATGAAGTAAATTACGCAGTCCTTCGACGTACTGCTAAGCAGTTGGAAGATCGTTTACGAGCGATTTCTGGAACAGAAGAAATCGACACGTTTGGTGATCCAGATGAAGAGATCATCGCTGAGATTCAATCTGACAAAGTAGCCTCTTTGGGGCTCAGTGTCGAAGAAATTGCACGTCAGGTGGAATCCTCTGATGCCAAGCTGACTGCGGGGCTTTTGCGAGGTGAAACAAGCGACCTATTAATTGACGTCGATTCGGAGTTGGATTCTCTTTCAAGAATAGCCAATACTCCGGTCCAGTTTGGGGCCGAAGGACATTCTGTGCAATTGGGTGACATCGCGACCATTAAAAAGGGAGTTGCCGTACCCTTGAGTAGTCTGGTCATTGCTGACGGACAACCTGCGGTCACGCTGGGAGTTTTCGTGCGTGATAGTGTGCGTATTGATCATTGGAGTCAAGTTGCGAAAGCAGCCATTCAGGAATTTGAGGAATCGCTGGCTGACGACGTGATGGTACAGACACTATTTGATCAGAATCGGTATGTTGAAGCACGACTCAATGGTTTGATAAGGAATCTGTTGTTTGGTGGTCTGGCCGTGATTGGCGTGATTGTCTTCATGATGGGATGGCGGAATGCCCTGGTGATTGGAGCTGCGTTACCATTGTCGGCGTTCATGGTGCTTGCAGGCCTGCGTCTCCTGGACATTCCCATTCATCAGATGTCTGTAACTGGCTTGATTATCGCGTTAGGTTTATTGATTGATAACGCGATAGTGGTCGTCGATGAAGTGCGATCAAAGTTGCATGCCGGTAAAACACCTGAAGAGGCTGTGATCTCAACTGTCAGGCATTTGGCGGTACCTTTGCTTGGTTCTACCTTAACGACTGCGCTGGCGTTTGCTCCGATTGCCTTGATGCCTGGACCTGCGGGGGAATTTGTTGGTTCCATTGCAATTAGTGTGATTCTGGCGATCAGCAGTTCCTTTTTCCTGGCCATGACCGTCATTCCGGCGATTGCTGCCCTGTTTGCAAATCAAAACGAGGATTCACTTAAAGCCCACTGGTGGCAGGTTGGCTTCAGTCATGCCGGGATGCGCGCCTTTTATCAGAAATCTCTGGATTTTCTGTTTGCGCGCCCACTCCTCGGCATTGCTCTGGGCTGTGTTCTGCCTGTGAGTGGCTTTCTAGTGGCCAGTGAATTGCCGGAGCAGTTCTTTCCTCCAGCCGACCGTGATCAGGTGAATATCGAATTGGAATTAAACGCGCATGCTTCGATGGCCGAAACGCGCGAGACGATTGAGACCATTCGCCGCGTTGTTTTAGAGAATCCCAAAGTGAAGGGGATCGAGTGGTTTTTAGGTGAGAGTGCGCCTCAGTTTTATTACAACATCACTGCCAAACGCGAAAATTCCTCGAATTATGCACAAGCACTTGTCCAACTAGAATCTTCCTCTGGTGGAGAGGAGTTAATACATGAGTTGCAGCGACAACTCGATCTCAAAGTTCCTCATTCCCGTGTGCTGGTCCGACAACTGGAGCAGGGGCCTCCCTTCGATGCACCGATTGAAGTGCGATTGTTCGGGCCCGATCTCCAGCAACTAAGTTTGCTTGGTGATGAACTGCGGACGATTCTGAGTAAAACAACGAATGTCCTTCACCATAAAGCGGAGTTGGCAGACCCGTTGCCTAAACTCACATTGAAAATCGATGAAGAGCAGGCACGATTGGCAGGACTGGACCACGCGGAAATATCCAGGCAGTTAAATGCTTCATTAGAAGGGGCACTGGGGGGGAGTATCCTGGAAGAAACCGAAGAGCTTCCCGTTCGGATTCGTGTACCGCATGATCAGCGAGGAGCGATTGCGGACATTGCTTCATTGCAACTCATCTCCCGTAAGAAAACAGCCGACGGACAAGCTCAGTATGTACCTTTAACCGCTATTGCAAAGGTAGAGATGTCGTCTGAGGTCGCTGCGATTTCTCACTTTAACGGCGAACGGATGAATGAGGTGCAGGCTTATATTAAAGCAGGTGTCCTTCCCGCCGAAGTCCTCACCGAATTCAAGTCGAACTTAAAGGACGCTGGATTTCAACTTCCTGCGGGGTACCGCTTTGAGTGGGGAGGGGAAGCATCCAAGCGTGATGATGCTGTGGGTAACCTGCTTGTCAATGTCGGTGTGTTGATGGTTTTGATGGTGGCAACGTTAGTACTTTCTTTTTCTTCCTTTCGCGTTGCGGGACTCGTCGGAAGTGTGGGGTTCTTGTCTATTGGTCTGGGACTGGGGATGTTATGGTTGTTCGGATTTCCCTTTGGTTTTATGGCGATTGTGGGTTCCATGGGACTGGCGGGTGTGGCAATTAACGATGCGATTGTTGTTTTAGCTGAGTTACGCGCAAATCCCGAGGCGCGAATCGGAAATCGTGTTGTCGTTCGTGATGTTGTCTTACGCTCCACAAGGCACGTTGTGGCGACTTCGCTGACGACAGTCGCTGGCTTTTTACCTCTCGTGCTGGCCGGCGGTGGATTCTGGCCGCCTTTAGCAATTACGATTGCCGGTGGTGTGGGTGGTGCGACCTTGTTGGCTCTGTACTTTATTCCCTCGGCTTATATTCTTGTCATGTGCCGCAATTGCCCTCTGAAAGCGACAGCCGAAGAATCAATGGTCAAAGAAAAAAGTGAGGCTCAACAGGCAACAATTCTAGCAAAACTGAAAGAAAGATTGCCTGTGCTACGGTAAGTGAGGCCGAATTGCTTTGCTCTACGAATACATTTTACTGTATTTTAAGTAAGAGTTGGATAAGATGAGGCTCTCAATTCACCGCCGGTCTGCTTTTAATCATTCTTGTCCCAGTAGCTCACGTATTCATTAAATCTGAGTTTACTGGGTATTTTGAAAAGGTGTTCTCATGCCTGTTTCGCTTCGGATCTTTGTGGCTTTAATACAGTCTGTGTTGTTAGTAAATATGCTTGCAGCAGAAGAACCGAAGATTCTGCATCAGGTCGTTGCTGTCGAGAATGTGTGTGCCTGGCCGAATTTGACACTGATGCCAGATGGTACCATCATTGTGATTTTCCATAACAAAGCGAGCCACGGCCAACAGGAAGGTGACATTGATTGCTGGGCCAGCACTGATGGAGTGAAGTGGAAGAAGCGCAGCACTGTCACCCGGCATCAGCCCAATACGGTGCGGATGAATCATGCTGCGGGATTAGCAAAGAATGGTGATCTTGTCGTGTTATGTTCTGGTTGGAGTAACATAAAGCAGCCCTCGCGTCCCAAACAACCTGCATTTCGCGACTCAATTTTGAGCAGTTGGGTCATGCGCTCGGCAGACGGTGGACGTACCTGGGAAAAGCGGGATGCTTTCCCCACAGCACAATCGGGTTGGTCGGAATACATTCCCTTTGGCGATATCTGGGCAGGAGCTGATGGCGCGTTGCATGTGTCGTGTTATCAGGGCGAATTCCGCGATGCTTCCCAGTCGACAAAAACCAAAGGTTGGCGCTCCTCGCATCTGCGCAGTGATGACGATGGCCGAACCTGGAAGGTGGTGTCCGTAATCGGATCGCGGCATAATGAAACCGATCTTTTTCCACTGGGGGGAAAAGACTGGCTGGCCGCAGCGCGCATTGACAAGGTGGAACTGATCCGTAGCAATGACAATGGTGTCACCTGGCAGAAGCCGGTAGCCGTTACGAAACGTAATGAGATTAACGGACATTTGACCCGTCTTACGGATGGTCGTTTGCTGCTCAGTTATGGTGTGCGTGTTGATGGACAGCGTGGAGTCTGTGCGAAACTCAGCAGTGATGAAGGACGCACCTGGAGCCAGTCATTACGCTTGGCAGACACAGCCGATGGTGGCGATTGCGGCTATCCTTCGAGTGTTCAGAGAGCAAACGGCAGTATCGTCACAGCCTGGTATTCGAACAATTCTCCTTTACACTCTGGCTATCATCTGGGGGTGACTGTTTGGAAAGTACCTATGATTGGCCAGAACTGATGAATGTAGAATTCGTTTGCTGATTCAGAACAACCTGGAAGATGGAATTAAAAGACACTCGTCTACCATTTGTCGAATTCAGCATGGTTTTCTTTTTTCAAGTCGATTTGTGAACTGCTATACATATTCCTGATGCGGAATCGTTTCTGATAGAGGAAGGTTTGCTTGGTCTATTTCAAATACCGACCTCTATTGAACAGGAGAGCCGCATGGAATCTTCTCCCCAGCACGATTCAAACTCAAATTCGGAAGTGCCTGAGCCACTAACTGACGAACCTACGACCCAACGTTCTCGGCCACAAAAACCGCTCTTACTTTTCGCGGTTCTGGGGATTTCCTTTGCGGGCTGGTATGGGTGGAATCACCGAGCCGAGATCGTTGCGGTTTGTCTGAACCAATCTGTGGTCCAGGCGAGAGGAGCGGGATCCGGACCGAGGAATCCAGAAGATGCCGGTTTCAATACCGAGGGGCTCACACTGCCGAACGATCAGGTTCGCAACGGTGGCGTTCCGAAAGATGGAATTCCTGCACTTACGAATCCCAAATTCATGACTGTGGCCGAGGCAACTTTTATGAAGCCAGCCGATCGGTTAGCAGGAGTTATATTCGAAGGGCAGGCACGGGCCTATCCTCTGAAAATTATGGATATGCACGAAGCCGTTAACGATAAAATTGGCGAAACGTCGTTCGTTGTTACCTATTGTCCGCTATGTGATTCGTTGGCCGTTTACAATCGTAAGGGAACAGGTGGAGAGATCGAGTTTGGGATTTCAGGTTTTTTATACAATAGTAATGTGCTGCTCTATGACCGAACAGGATCAGGAAAAACGGATGGGCTATGGTCACAACTGATGTCACAATCCGTTGCGGGACCTCGTGTGAAAGAGAAGCTGATTACGCTGCCGGTTGAACTGACGACTTGGGAAGACTGGAAACAACGGTATCCGCAAACGCAAGTTCTCTCAACGGATACCGGTCATCCACGCGATTATCAAAACCGTGCTTATGCTGGTTACTTTTCCAATGATGCTTTAATGTTCGATGTTAACAAGCATGACGATCGTTTATCTAATAAAACGCCACTGTTGGGAATCTGGGTGGGTGACCAGAAACGCGCTTACCCAGTGACCGCATTTGCGCATCTCACGAAGGTCACTGAAATCGAACAGGAACTGGCGGGGAAAAAATTCACACTGGTTTATAATCCAAACGGTAAAACGCTACGCGTTGTGAATGCTGATCAAGATTTGCGTTGGATGTATTCCTTCTGGTTTGCGTGGTATGCTTTTTATCCAGAAGCAGAGTTGTACGCGTCTACAACCGCAGAAAACAAAGACGCAGTGGAAACGAAGCAACCAGAAACTACGCTGGAAAAAAAAGAGACACCGTAGATTATCAATAAGATTTATTATCAAGTGCGGGCTTAAGTTCATCCGTGAAATCACCCCCGGTCATTGATGATTTCATTGATCGGGGGTGATTCTAGTGGATAATTCAAAATTGCTTACGCATTGAAACATTTACTTCTCAAGGTTCACGCGTACCAATTCTTTATCGTTTCGCGCAAAGAGTGACTTGTTTGCGAACGCGGGATGACTCCAGACCACCAAACGGCCGAATGCTTCATTGGTTGGTTCAAGTACATGAAAACGATCGATTTCTTTGTAACCCGTTGGTGACAGATCCGCCAGAATCAAGTCTCCCTTTTCAGTAAAGAGAAAGTATTTGTCGTTGTGCTTCACAATAAATGCTGTGGCATGACGGTCGCGTCGGCCTGCATTGGTTATTTTTTTTGTAGACCAGATGCGCTTACCATCTTTCAAGTCAGCGGCGACGAACTCTCCTGAATTAATATCACTTCCATAGACGGTATTCCCATCGATAAAAGGAGTACTATTACAGCAATAGAGCGCGGAGCGGGGTTTTCCTTTCCAGACGATTTTGGCTGAGGGAGTTTCTCCTTTGCCCAGTTGAATCAGAGCCGCTTCATCACCGATTGCTGAGACATAGAGTGAATCCTCTTTCTGGCGGGGAACGGTCACCGACATTCCATAACCGGGTTTCAGTGGAATACTCCAGTTGACTTTACCTGATTTGGGATTGAGTGAATTGAGTGCAGATGGATGCCAGATCAATAGCTGTTTTGATCCATTATGAGTAATCATGGTGGGCGGACAGTAACCGGTTTCAGGGTTATCCAATGAACGCCAAAGCTCCTTGCCTGTATTTTTATCAAACGCCACAGCGATCGCCCCTTTGCCTCCCACCAGACAGTATAAAGTGTCACCATCAACTAACGGACTGGCGGCGTGTCCCCAGATTGGGGTTTTGGAGTCATAGTCTGTTTTGAAGTTTTTACTCCAAATGACATTGCCACGTTCTGCGTCCAGGCAATATAGGTTGCCTTCTGCACCCAATGTATAGACCTTCCCATCTGAGACTGTGGGTGTGCAGCGGGGGCCGGCTGCGTAAGAAATGTCGTAAGGGCAGTTGTAGGAATGCTTCCAGAGCAACTTACCTGTATCAGCTGACAGGCATAAAACACGTTCTTCTCCCTCGAGTTTATTTGTGCCGCCTGGGTTATTGACAATCTCACCGGCTTGCTTGATGTAGTCCATCACATAGACTTTGTCACCTACAACAGCAGGTCCGCTATATCCAAGACCAACAGGGGTTCTCCATTTTACTTCCAAGCCTGATTCCGGAAAAGATTCCACAATGTTGGAAGCAGTCCAGATACTTGCTCGACCGGGACCCAGCCATTGCGGCCAATCTTCGGCTGTCGCAAACGAGGTGCAAAATGGTAACAGCATAATAGAAAGCAGAATTCGAATTGGCATTTGAAAATTCCTTTGCGCTGGCGGCAAGTGTTCCGCATATTTTTAACTATAAAGAGTTGCAAGTCTATTTGAATCATTCAATCTAAAAAGTGACCTTCAAATATTCAATCATCGGATTATATCACATGTAAAATATTCGTTCCTTTAAAAATAAAACGACACAAAAATAGTAGGGTGAATAGAGCTGAGAGATTCATAGACATTTGGAAATCGTATTTGAAGTTGAAATGCCAAACAGTCTGGTTTAAGCCTAAAAGTTAGTAACACGCTATTTACGATTAGTGGGGGTTGATGCCAGAAAAATCTGACTCATTGGAAAAGAGTCGGAGGTTTTGGTTTTCACTGATTCAGTCTACTTTTCCTCATACCTGGTAAGCATTGGACACTGTTCTTGATAGGTTGCTGAATTATGGTGGACGTGTGTGTCAGATTCAGTACAGCGTTTTAGGTCAAAAATCATTTGACTTATTGTCATAACTCCTAGTAGACTTACTAATTGGTAAGTGTATATTAATGAACCATTGTATTAATTGCATGGTTATTTGACATAAGTATTTAGTGTAGTTTGCTCTACATTCAAATGCCGACCTTCATCGATTCATCATCAGTTCAGAACAAATTATTAATTTTAAGATTTAATGAATAATATGCCTCTTCAGGCAGGCCTATATCTATCAATGCTGATTGTTCTTATTTTTTTATTAGGAGAAAAGGAATGAATCTGAAACACTCACAAAAACGTGGCTTTACTCTCATTGAGCTGTTAGTCGTGATCGCGATTATTGCGATTTTGATTGCACTGTTGTTACCGGCGGTCCAACAGGCGCGTGAAGCAGCCAGGCGTTCGACTTGTAAAAACAATCTGAAACAGATTGCTCTCGGATTACACAATTATCATGAAACACATGGTGTATTCCCACCAGGATCTGTTGGAACTCAGACGAATGGTGTCACCGGAAATGCAGTTCGTTGGCGTGAATGGTTGGAAGCAGGTAGCCTAACTGCGACTAATGCGCATGGGACAAGCTGGATGTTGCAGGTATTGCCGTTCGTGGATCAGGCAAATACCTATAACCTTTGGAATTTTAATACCAATGTGATGGGAAATAGAGCCGTTGCGGAAGTCGATATTCCTATTTTTTACTGCCCCTCACGCCGTAGTAAAGTTCGCAAAGTTGATCAAAAAATGCAATTGGACGAAACACCTGGATCAACAACCATCACAAATCCATTTACTAAAGGGGGAACCGATTACGGTGCCTGTAAAGGTTCTGGTAACGGATTTGGCGATGGGTTTGGAGGTACAGGACATGAATCCTTAGGTCCAGGAAACAGTAATGAATGGATTGGGACCTTTGGAGGTGGCAACCTGGGGATTTTCTATACTAATAGTGATACACAAATGCGTGATATCAAAGATGGAACGACCAATACGCTTATGGTTGGGGAAATGCAGCGATTGACTGGCAATGATAGTACTCTCAGCCTTGATGGTTGGGCTGCTGGCG
This window encodes:
- a CDS encoding sialidase family protein, giving the protein MPVSLRIFVALIQSVLLVNMLAAEEPKILHQVVAVENVCAWPNLTLMPDGTIIVIFHNKASHGQQEGDIDCWASTDGVKWKKRSTVTRHQPNTVRMNHAAGLAKNGDLVVLCSGWSNIKQPSRPKQPAFRDSILSSWVMRSADGGRTWEKRDAFPTAQSGWSEYIPFGDIWAGADGALHVSCYQGEFRDASQSTKTKGWRSSHLRSDDDGRTWKVVSVIGSRHNETDLFPLGGKDWLAAARIDKVELIRSNDNGVTWQKPVAVTKRNEINGHLTRLTDGRLLLSYGVRVDGQRGVCAKLSSDEGRTWSQSLRLADTADGGDCGYPSSVQRANGSIVTAWYSNNSPLHSGYHLGVTVWKVPMIGQN
- a CDS encoding DUF3179 domain-containing protein — encoded protein: MESSPQHDSNSNSEVPEPLTDEPTTQRSRPQKPLLLFAVLGISFAGWYGWNHRAEIVAVCLNQSVVQARGAGSGPRNPEDAGFNTEGLTLPNDQVRNGGVPKDGIPALTNPKFMTVAEATFMKPADRLAGVIFEGQARAYPLKIMDMHEAVNDKIGETSFVVTYCPLCDSLAVYNRKGTGGEIEFGISGFLYNSNVLLYDRTGSGKTDGLWSQLMSQSVAGPRVKEKLITLPVELTTWEDWKQRYPQTQVLSTDTGHPRDYQNRAYAGYFSNDALMFDVNKHDDRLSNKTPLLGIWVGDQKRAYPVTAFAHLTKVTEIEQELAGKKFTLVYNPNGKTLRVVNADQDLRWMYSFWFAWYAFYPEAELYASTTAENKDAVETKQPETTLEKKETP
- a CDS encoding PQQ-binding-like beta-propeller repeat protein, producing MPIRILLSIMLLPFCTSFATAEDWPQWLGPGRASIWTASNIVESFPESGLEVKWRTPVGLGYSGPAVVGDKVYVMDYIKQAGEIVNNPGGTNKLEGEERVLCLSADTGKLLWKHSYNCPYDISYAAGPRCTPTVSDGKVYTLGAEGNLYCLDAERGNVIWSKNFKTDYDSKTPIWGHAASPLVDGDTLYCLVGGKGAIAVAFDKNTGKELWRSLDNPETGYCPPTMITHNGSKQLLIWHPSALNSLNPKSGKVNWSIPLKPGYGMSVTVPRQKEDSLYVSAIGDEAALIQLGKGETPSAKIVWKGKPRSALYCCNSTPFIDGNTVYGSDINSGEFVAADLKDGKRIWSTKKITNAGRRDRHATAFIVKHNDKYFLFTEKGDLILADLSPTGYKEIDRFHVLEPTNEAFGRLVVWSHPAFANKSLFARNDKELVRVNLEK
- a CDS encoding DUF1559 domain-containing protein, whose amino-acid sequence is MNLKHSQKRGFTLIELLVVIAIIAILIALLLPAVQQAREAARRSTCKNNLKQIALGLHNYHETHGVFPPGSVGTQTNGVTGNAVRWREWLEAGSLTATNAHGTSWMLQVLPFVDQANTYNLWNFNTNVMGNRAVAEVDIPIFYCPSRRSKVRKVDQKMQLDETPGSTTITNPFTKGGTDYGACKGSGNGFGDGFGGTGHESLGPGNSNEWIGTFGGGNLGIFYTNSDTQMRDIKDGTTNTLMVGEMQRLTGNDSTLSLDGWAAGGVANIFNTDMGQLGTAESGSGDNRGINGGQYEAPGSDHVGGAHFGLADGSVRFISENIDTRTFNRIGTADGTTTAGEF